Genomic DNA from Brassica rapa cultivar Chiifu-401-42 chromosome A04, CAAS_Brap_v3.01, whole genome shotgun sequence:
ATGACCATGACCATGACCATGACCATGACCATAAGTCATGGGCACGATCCATATTACCATTGCCATCATCAAAACTTgaacaaataatatattttgtaagagCTTCATGATTTTATCCTTCCTTGATTAAATTATCTTAATTCTTAGTTAGTAATGATTAGTATAGATGgaaatgtatgtatatataggCTGATAAATTTGGGGATTCTCGATGTTCTCGGGATTCAATTCGATTTCTGcgatgtttttttttgatgaaagaTTTCTGTGATGTTGCTGACACTAAGGAAGGTGCTTTTGTGGCCTGTAGACATATTTAGATTCTCTAACCCTAATAAATCGCTTTGTCAGGTCTTTGATTGGTCTGggactaaaatattttataacatatatatttttgtgtaacgctagttttatttttcatttttctcttaCACAAAGCGTTCTAgatttattatttagtttgatgCGAAAATTAAGCTTAAATGGGCATGGGATACTCATGAGTCATGAGATGTGCTATCAATGTGATAATCTCTCATGAGATACTCCACTACTTATTTCTCTTCAAGTGTTAATCACTCTTTAGATGCTCTATTAATTACTTGAAAACATAGGGATCAAAGATAAGATTCGCAATGGCCGCTAAAAGTGATCTGAGAAACGCTTATGATGATACTGAATATTAACTCCAGATCTGGTCAGTTGCTATTCAATCTACTGCTCTTCGTTCCTAATCTGTGTTGCAATTGTAAGTTTTGAttcgattttctttttttgcataGAGAGTTTCAAAAACAATGGTGAAGATATATTGTATTGGAGGTGGATATGTTGGTGGTCCAACAATAGCAGTGATCGCACTCAAATGTCCACACATGTATATTGTAGGAGTCATTGACATCTCTGTCCTACCTATCAACGCATGGAACAGTGATCAGGTTCCCCATCTACGAGCCTTGGCCTTGAAGAAATCTTCATGCAATGCAGAAGAAAAAAACCTCATCTTCAGTTACTGATGCAGATCtgcttcttctctcttttacCAACTGAGCTATCCCCTTTTGTGACCATTCATATGTTTATTTTTACAGGTACGTTGGTATTAGGAAAGTAAGCAAATCTCCTTCACAGCTCCTATAACTTAAATCTGGAATAGCAGAAGGCTTCAGCTCACTATCACGTAGTGAAGTCTATCGTGAAGAGGTCagataaaggaaaaaaaaaagggagtGAACACAAAATCTATTGACTTGACTTACATTAAAAGGagaaaaatgttttgaaacgTACCAAAGGCCTTTGCATAACCacacaaaaacatcattactgCAGATTTAAGAAACTTTGACTTCAGAAGCTCAATAAGCTAACATGCATGACCCACACCAAACTAGTATCATAGGAGGTTGGACTTTCTCAAAGTGGTGTATAGCACAAAAACTAGAGAGATGCTAATTAAGAAATGTGTACACATCATAGAAAGTACCAAACTAGTAAGGAAGGGGATGGCAAATAGAACAACATGGAATCTTTGTGATAATTGAACACTTCGCTAGCCAAGTGCAAACGAGTATTCTTAAGACAAACTGGAAGTTTAAAAAGCTAATGATGTCCAGTTTCATCATTAATAAATTTACTAGGTGGCCACCCAAATGTTCCTCCCCACAAACCAGCATACTCTTGGTCACCTTCACTGATCGGATTTTTGACTGGCAGTTTATAAAGGAAAAACGTGCTAGGTCAATTTTTGGCCACCCTGGATAAAGACTCCTCACTGTAGAAGGCTTTGAGACTAAGAAAAAATGTGTCACCAGAGCTAATAAAGCTCTGGCAAGCTACGCATCCCCCATGGAAGTAAGCACTGCTCTTTTCCCAATTCTTGTTTAGGTCTCCCTGCGCAAGATTGTAACAAAACTCATCATCTTCGAGGTTCATGTTCTCCCACTTAATGGTTCAACTGCATGTAGACATACATGGCCTTAGTTCGAGCAAGTTCAATCCATCGCTAGCATGGAGCTCCTGAAATTTAACCCCACCCTTGTCTTCTCTCTTAGTCTCACTACTGCACAACGTCTTCTGCTCAACCTCGAGTGAGAGCACATTGCAACTCTTTTCGATGCCCGTAACAGGACCAGGATACAACAAGCAACCTCCTTTGCCTCTTCCATGGAGGAAAAACTTAGTGGAGCCATCAAAACCAGAGATTATCTCAAACACAGGTGACCACGTAATCCGACCTTCCTGAATCCCCAAAGGACCACCTTCTTGCGGAATGATACGGCAACCAACAACAGACAAGAAACCAGGCATCACGTAAACAACATTCCCAAGCTCAGGAACTTGGTTCACCCAGACCCCAATAAGAGGCTTCATTACCTCTACAAGAAACCGTCAAAGAGTCTTGTAAGATGAGATCCCTGTTCGCCATTGGACAATCTCGGACAAAGGAAGAACCTGTACTAGCTCACACTGGGCAAGCCAGATATTCTCGGAATGCGCAAGGACAAGGTCGTAGAGGCTTTTGCAGCATAAGCTTAGGTTGTAAACGTCGCTTGGAGAAAGAAAACGAGGGATAGCAACAAGAGAAGCAGACACGTACCAAATGATTCCGACCGTAAATGTCCGATCGTCATGATATGATGATACTGAGGAATCAGATCTCGGTTTGAATCAGAAAGCACACGAATCAACTTTTCATTCACTCATCAAAAGGAGAAACGACTTTAGGTTACTTAAGAATCACAAAGCAGAACTAGCTAGATTGGCTTAAGCATTTTTCCGCTTAGGTgcataatattaaatattaatataataaatgtgATCACTGCATATGTTTTGTAATAATTTCTAGATTATACGtattttatatatgaaattaaagaaatatttagtggtttctaattatagtttatatatactatataaataaatatagaagTGTTAACcaagaatattgaattataagCAATTTCGATAAATTGTAAACCAATATcatgttataaaaaattatattatatcttctattttaaCTTAAGAAACTTATGCTAATAAGAGAAAAAATATGGAGTAAAACGTATAATCTGAGAATAAACTGAAAATACTATTTTCGATCGGGTTTACTTAGATTAAAgtaaattttaatgatattttataaataatatgcatattcttaaaaaaatatatcatatcaaataaaatgtttaaatagCTATAATGTAtagaaaaacttaaaaataacaattaaaatctaaaatcaatatgaaaaacacatttaaaatttattcgCAGATTTTATCACTCTACATCTTCatcacttttaaaaaaataaattatatacatattaggtaaaaaattatattttaaaatataaatttcataaaCATAAATGTTTCAACTATTTAAAGTCTTCAAAATAAATGAtcatgaaataaaatttaaacaaagtGAGAAGTAGACAAAAATAATATCTTGACGTGAATATTAAACGTTGTGAATCTTGTAATTTATACGTTGTAGAGacgacaaaagaaaaagatgagAGACGATACTTTATTAACCTTtaataaatcttatttttatttaaaaaaaaagaaaaattaattgtttcattaacaaaattttAGCTTATATACGAACCGGGGTTTTTGACGGTTCGATAGGAATTTTTAACTGGTTCGATTTTAGTTGAGTTTTAACATTAACTCAACCTGAATTATTTTTGGTTCATGGTTCAATCCGGTCCAACTGCCGGTTCGGTCGGGGTTTAAAAACACTGGAAAAGTAGTGATTTTAGTAACATCAACAAGTTTAACTAAATTTTATCTACGTGAAAACAGTCAATAAAATGCCGAAATAACATGCTCTTACCAAAAACACAACTGAAAAATAGTATCACACTCAGAAAGCACAGGCCAGCAGGGCAATAAGACGTTGAAGGAAGAATCCGCAATGATTCCTTTTCAAATGAGTTGTTCCGAACTCAGTTAGTCCACTACTATCAcccaaaactaaaattaaaaatcaaaaattaaaaatcaaaagttaGAAACTAGAAAAACGATCATCACCTAAATaagataacaaaacaaatattcaaTGTTTAATAACAAAGCATCATGCAATGTATTCAATATGTCATGTTTTGAATATCTTTCTTTACTCTAATAGCAGACAGAGACCATTAAGAATCTTTCCAGCTGGTTTCTTacttttttaattcattttttaaaaattagttggGACGTCGTCAACAATTATTAAGTGAGAGTGGTTACTTCTTAGCAAGACACTTAAGATTACTTCTATCATCAATTTGATCAACATTTGTGAGATTACTTACTCCATCGTCAATGGCAACAAACGTGATCAAGATTGTCCAAGTCAGCCCCTCTACGAACTCGGCACTCGGCTCTCTCAATTCTCTCAGTCTCCCGCTAACTCTCTTTGACTTGCCATGGAAAAACTTACCCACTATGCAACGAGTTATCTTCTACAGACTCCATGAGTTATCAGCCGAGTCCTTTTACTCCCAGATCTTCCCCAAGCTCGAGCGTTCTCTCTCCATCACCCTCCACCACTACTCTCCCTTCGCTGGCCGCCTTACGTGGGACGCTCAAGATCCAAAGCCTTGCATCCTCTTCTCCCAGGGCGACTCAGTCACGCTTACCGTGGCAGAGACCGACGCAGAGTTCTCCCGCGTTTCAGGAGACGGACTGCGTCCGGCGGCAGAGTTACGTTCCTTTGTTCCGTCTTTGAAAGCCTCAGATGATTCTGCATCTGTCCTTTCCGTGCAGATCACGTTTTTCCCAAACCAAGGGTTCTGCATCGGCGTCACATCGCACCACGGTGCTGTCGACGGGAAGGTATTTTTGATGTTTATAAAATCATGGGCTTACGTTTGTCGATTACAGGAACATGAAGCTACTAAGAATCTACCCGAGGAACTAACTCCTAGTTTCGATCGTACGGTCATCAACGTTCCGACCAGACTGGAGGAAGAGATCTTGGGAATGTCGGCAAAGTACAGGAACAACAACATGAGGACGCTGAAGCCATCCCCGGCGCCTGAGATAACTGCTGATACCATCCGTGCCACGGTTGAGCTAACTCGAGAGAACATAGAAAAACTCAAGGAGCAAGTCAAGAACGAGTCAGCTCGGCCACTCGAGCTGCGCTTGTCAACTTACGTCATTGCTTTTGCGTACGCTTGGACTTGCGTGGTGAAGGCATGTGAAGACGGTGCAAACAGACCGGTCGGTTTGTTGGTCGCAGCGGATTTCAGGCACCGGTTAAGTCCGCGAGTTCCGGATACTTACTTCGGGAACTGCGTGTTTCCAATAGGTTTGTTCGGATATGAAGCGAGGGAATTTTCTGGAGAAGATGGTTTTGTCAAGGTGGTAGAGATCCTAAGTGATTCGCTAAATGGTTTGGATACGGGAGAGATAGAGTCACACTGCATGAACTATGTGGATGGAGTGAAGAAAATTAAACCGGGTGCACAAATTGGGGCAATCGCAGGGTCACCCCGGTTAGGGATATATGGAGTAGATTTCGGGTGGGGCAGACCTGCTAAGACTGATCTCGTGACCATTGACCGCACCGAGGGATTCTTCTCTTTGTCAGAGAGGAAGAATGGGCAAGATGGTGTGGAGATGGGATTGTGCTTGAAGAAGAGTGAGATGaacatctttctttctttatacAAAAACGGCCTCTAACTATGCACCATTACGTATGGACACTATTCTTGGCTCACTCTTTGAGATTTATAAGAATCAGAACAGAAAACTAGTAGGaatctattaaaaatgaatGGGAGTGTATGAGTTAAGAATCAGTTGTCTATTGTTTGTTCTTCCTcttgttttataatttgaaatCACTTTAACGCTTTTAGTGACTCCGCTTAAATTAATATTAGTTGCATTTATTTCAAATCAACTTAGtcctttttgaaaaatatttagctcATCCTAGAGTTGCCACTGAGTTTGATCACAGATGATTGACTCTGTCGATCATTTCGGATTAATATTAGTTCGTTTCTTCACATCTGTGTTCACTTGATCATCCTTTTAACTTCATTTTGAGTCCTAGCTTGCTTTATTCTTTAATGGGCATTTTTTCTAGAACAcctaagagcatcattatcggCGTCCCAAACCGCGTCCTTACCGAATTAAAccgaaaaaataaatcaaaatgaaattaaaaagaagaaaacgtaTGTTAGTTAAGAAGTTTTTGTGTCCGTCCTTAACGGCACGTGTCATCGCGGGAGGGAGTGTGCGTCTAGGGTTGGAACAGGGGAGTCGAGTCATTCTCATcctctcccttctctctctcaACGGCGATCTCGGTCTCACCCTGTTCCCTCTCCCAAAATCTGTCTCAGCCGTTCCGTCTCTCGACCTCTTTCTCCGCCGTTCCCTCTCTCGGCCGATCTATCTCTCCGTCTCCATCTCCCGACGTTTCCTCTCTCTCCCGATCCGTCTCTCGACCTCTTTCTCCACCGTTCCCTCTCTCGGCCGATCTATCTCTCCGGCTCCGTCTCCCGACATTTCCTCTCTCTCCCGATCCGTCTCTCGACCTCTTTCTCCGCCGTTCCCTCTCTCGGCCGATCTATCTCTCCGGCTCCGTCTCCCGACGTTTCCTCTCTCTCCCGATCCGTCTCTCGACCTCTATCTCTGCTGATCTATCTGTCTCCGCCGACCTATCTCTCCGGCTCTGTCTCCCGACGTTTCCTCTCTCCGCTGAGTCATCTCTCTGCCGTTTAATCTCTCCGCCGGTTGGAATCAAAATAAGGTAACGCTCAATCCTCTGTCCTCGTCGTTGTTACCGTTTGTGTGTGGTTGTTTGTTATTGTATGTGGTTGTTTGTGATTGTAAGTGGTTGGTTGTGATTGAATCATGGGTGATTGAGGAACTCGTAGTAGATGATTAGTTTGAAACTGATGGCAGTAGATGATGAATTGAACTACATTAACCAtgataaaattcgttttttttaaatctgataGTACTAGATGGTGTTCGATTTGGAAATGTTGTGTCTGGTTTCTTCTCGTAGTAGATGAGTAGTTTGAAACTATAAGCAGTAGATGATGAATTGAACTACATAAACCTTGATAAATATCGTTTTCTTAAAACTGATAGTAGTAGCTGGTGTTCGATTTCGAAATGTTGTGCCTGCTTTCTTCTCGTAGTAGAAGTGTAGTTTGAAACTGAGATAGCAGTAAATGATGAATTGAACTACATAATCTTGATAAATttcgattttttaaaacttatagTACTAGATGATTAATTGAACTCTATAAACTGATAGTTCTAGCTGGTGTCCTATTTCGAAATGTTGTGTCTGCTTTCTTCTCGTAGTAGAAGAGTAGTTTGAAACTGAGATAGCACTAAATGATGAATTGTACTTCTCTTGTAGTTTGTTTGAAACGAAATTCAGTAATTCATTTTGTCAAGTTGTTAAGTTCCACTTGATAGCTTTTAAGTTGTGTAGTCTGTAACACTAGAACTTATTAATAACTTTTGATTAGACAACGGTAGTTGTTGGTTGAGCATTAACACTAGAACTTATTACACTTAACACTTGCACCTATTAAACCCCAACCATCGAACATCTTCTTTATTCAGCTCTCCGCTTAGCTAAAATCAgtaaccaaatattttttttcctctataaacCCTTCTCTGTAGTAATTGCCATGGATCCAAGGAATCCATATAGCCAGTCCGCTAGCTATCTAGGCCTTCTTCACAGTCAACAACCTAGTGTTGtcaatgaaaactttccttttcAAAGTTTTCATTCTAGTACTGTTAACCTTGGAGCATCTGAACTCCCTCCTTTCAGTTCACAACCAACTGACCCTCCAAGTCAACCTGAAGCCATACCGGTCGAGCGAAGGGAGAGAAAGAAATGGACCCCGGCTGATGACGAGGTTTTAATCAGCGCGTGGCTCAACACATCTAAGGATGCGGTTGTTGCTAATGATCAAAATGCACGCACCTTTTGGAAAAGAGTTGGAGAATATTATGCATCTACTCGTCATGCTACAGAGGGTGAGAAGAGGGAGCATATCCATTGCAAGCAAAGGTGGCACAAAATAAACGAGGTCACCAACAAGTTCTGCGCCGCATACGCTTCTGCAGAAAGACAACAAGCCAGTGGCCAGAACGAAACTGATGTTCTGAAGGTTGCTCACCAGATCTTCTACGCTGATCATAACACCAAGTTTACTCTTGAACATGCATGGTGTGTGTTAAGGTTTGAGCAGAAATGGCTTAGCCTTAACACACCTCAACCCAGTGGCAGTTTAAAGAGAAAAACGGGTGAGCCAGGTTCCCAAGCGTCAGTTGGTGATCATGAGACCCGGCCTGAAGGTTCTAAGGCTGCAAAGGCAAAAAGGAGTAGCTGTAAGGGGAGGGATCTTGATGAGGTTAAGACCATTTGGGAATTCAAAAAGGAGGATTTGGAGATGAAGGAGAAATTGTCAAAGCTGGCAATACTTGACACTCTGCTTACTAGAGAGCAACCATTAAGTGATGCTGAAGAAGTAGTTAAGAATAAGCTGCTTGCCTTGTATTTCTGAGAATGATGAACAACAATTCTCTGTTTTAAATCTGTGTTTGATCTCTGTTGGTTGATGTCTACTATTTCTGTTTAAGTTTCTCCATGTAATGGACTGTCAGTGCTTAAGTTTCTTCATGTAATGGACTCCGTTTGCtatcaataatatatattatttctgtTTAAACTCTGTGTTGTTGTGTCTTGCATTCTTTCATTATGAACTCAATTAATTTTGGTAATAATAACATTGTCTATTTATGCAGGTTAAGTCTAACATGGGACATGACTACAGCTACAGCCAGCCCTCGGAGTCAGAGGATTTGTTTTGTAACTCAGTAAGTAGTGGTTTTAGCGAAACAGATGATCTAATTCGACGTGACCAAGCTGAGATTAGCTTACAGGCTCATTCATCAGTTCAGTACCCTCCACAACCGGAGGTTGAGTTTGGCTTCCCACAGATATGCTACTGTGGTGCTCAGCCTCTGCTTGCAACATCTACCGGTCGGAATAATCCAGGTTACATGTCGATATGCATAATCATATACTCATTTACTCTTCTATAAGTGATCATTTACTTTTCCGTATTATCACCACAGGGAGAAGATACTACACTTGTGTGAATGCAGACGATGGAGAGTGTCATATATGGAAATGGTGGGATGTTGCGGTGATGGAGGAAATGAGAGCTAGAGATAGACACGTGATTCAGCTGGCTGATAAGGTAGACAATCTGACCCTCTCCATCGACTATGAGACTCAACAGAAGATGGTTAGGCTAGAGAAGCTTGTGACTGATATAACCACGAAGAAATCTTTTTTTACCGGGAGGTTTGAGTACTTTGTAGGTGCTACGGTTCTCGTTTTGGTTTTAATAGGAACCCTGCACGGATTAGTTATATGACTTGATGAGCACGAGTACCCTGCATGGATTTGTAATATCTTATTGTTGTTTAATTTGAAGATGGACTTGTTGATACTTGTTAGTGTCTGATGTTATTGTTTGAAACATGGTATTGTTTGAAACAAGTTTACTTTGAAGTTTATTCTCGTGACCTTTTGCAGAATCTCTTACACATTATTCTCGTGACCTTATGCAAAATCTCTTACACATTATTCTCGTGACCTTGCCACTCACGAGCACACAGGAGACAACTCTAGTGACCTTGATATTTTTCACCAAAATAAGCTGCCAAAATGTCAGAAAACATTACACTCTAAAGTCACAtgctttgtttctttcttcACCAAAGTAATAAGTATCACGGGGGGTTGAGAATAGCAACTCCAAAGTCACatgctttgtttttttcttcactGTCTCCCTATAAGTAACATCCTTCTTCTCCCACTTAAATTTGCACTTCTCCTCACGCTCATAACATTTTCTCTCATTTGCAACATTTaaatggcttcttcttcacatTATCATTACCACAacggtgatgatgatgaatttgaTTCTATTTTTGAGGATATCTTTGAAAATCTCGATTTTATTCCTGAACCAAAAGAGCgaaaaaaacgtatttttatTGAGAGAAACCGGGAAGAAGGCCACAACAAGCTCTGGAATGATTATTTTAGCGACACTCCGACATACCCGCACAATTTATTCCGGCGACGGTTCCGAATGAACAAGCCCTTGTTCTTGCGTATTGTGCATCGTCTCTCTACAGAAGTAGAGTATTTTCAACCAACAGAAGATGCAGCCGGAAGGTCTGGTCTATCACCGCTCCAAAAATGTACCGCAGCAATTCGTCAATTGGCGTATGGGGGTGGGGCTGATGGCATTGACGAATATGTCCGACTTGGTGAAACAACTGCACGAAAATGTTTACACCAATTTACCGCCGGAATAATCCACTTGTTTGGGAATGAATACCTCAGACGTCCCACACAAGAGGATCTTCAAAGACTACTCTATGTGGGAGAACAACGTGGATTCCCCGGGATGGTGGGcagcatcgactgtatgcactgggagtggaagaattgccccaccgcttggaaaggaatgTATTCACGAGGAACCGGAAAACCAACAATTGTGTTGGAGGCGGTTGCTTCGtatgatctttggatatggcatgctttttttggagctccaggtactatgaacgatcttaatattcttgatcgatcacctgtttttgatgacattattaACGGAATAGCTCCGGAAGTTAACTTCTATGTGAACGGAAGGGAGTACCAGTTGGCTTACTATCTGACGGATGGTATTTATCCAAATTGGGCGACTTTTATTCAATCTATCCGACTGCCACAGGGTCCAAAAAATTCGTTATTTGCTAAATACCAAGAAGCCGTCCGAAAAGATGTTGAGCGTGCGTTTGGGGTCCTCCAAGCAAGGTTTGCCGTTGTTAAAAATCCATCTAATTTATGGGATAAAAGTAAAATAGGAaatattatgagagcatgtgTCATTCTCCATAATATGATCGTCGAAGATGAACGAGATTCACATACTCTAGAGGAATTTCAAGATGAGGATTCCACTTTTGCCGTTAAAAATACTACAAAACACGGCAATAGAATTGCTCGTCGCAAAGAAGTTCGGGATCCACACATTCATCAACAATTAAAAGAAGATTTGATAGAAAATATATGGGATAAATTTGGAGATCTTCAATAAAATTGTTTGTTTGCGCAATCtacaaatttagtaaaaatgtGATAAAATTCGCTTTTTTAGTATGTTTTCAATTTCAATgtaatgtgttttattttaatgtaatatgtttactattttatgtaataaaattaaaatacttaattaatttactaacttcaaa
This window encodes:
- the LOC103864409 gene encoding BAHD acyltransferase At3g29680-like, whose protein sequence is MATNVIKIVQVSPSTNSALGSLNSLSLPLTLFDLPWKNLPTMQRVIFYRLHELSAESFYSQIFPKLERSLSITLHHYSPFAGRLTWDAQDPKPCILFSQGDSVTLTVAETDAEFSRVSGDGLRPAAELRSFVPSLKASDDSASVLSVQITFFPNQGFCIGVTSHHGAVDGKEHEATKNLPEELTPSFDRTVINVPTRLEEEILGMSAKYRNNNMRTLKPSPAPEITADTIRATVELTRENIEKLKEQVKNESARPLELRLSTYVIAFAYAWTCVVKACEDGANRPVGLLVAADFRHRLSPRVPDTYFGNCVFPIGLFGYEAREFSGEDGFVKVVEILSDSLNGLDTGEIESHCMNYVDGVKKIKPGAQIGAIAGSPRLGIYGVDFGWGRPAKTDLVTIDRTEGFFSLSERKNGQDGVEMGLCLKKSEMNIFLSLYKNGL
- the LOC103864410 gene encoding glutathione S-transferase T3-like → MDPRNPYSQSASYLGLLHSQQPSVVNENFPFQSFHSSTVNLGASELPPFSSQPTDPPSQPEAIPVERRERKKWTPADDEVLISAWLNTSKDAVVANDQNARTFWKRVGEYYASTRHATEGEKREHIHCKQRWHKINEVTNKFCAAYASAERQQASGQNETDVLKVAHQIFYADHNTKFTLEHAWCVLRFEQKWLSLNTPQPSGSLKRKTGEPGSQASVGDHETRPEGSKAAKAKRSSCKGRDLDEVKTIWEFKKEDLEMKEKLSKLAILDTLLTREQPLSDAEEVVKNKLLALYF